The Bacillus zhangzhouensis region AACTAAAATGTCCGCTTTTAACGTATGTTCTGAAATATTCGCTGTCCTTGAATGGCAGTAAGTAACCGTTGCGTTTTCGTTTAACAGCAATTGCCCAACTGGTTTGCCGACAATATTGCTGCGTCCAACAACAACTACTTCTTTTCCAGAAAGACTGGCGCCCGTTTTTTTCAGTAATTCAACAATGCCTGCTGGTGTACAAGGAAGGAAGGTATCTTCTCCAAGCAGCATTTTCCCGATATTTAATGGATGGAAACCATCTACATCTTTCTCAGGTGAAATACGTTCAATGACGGCTTTTTCAGAAATGTGTTTTGGCAGTGGAAGTTGAACAAGAATTCCGTGGAATTGATCGTTTGCATTGTACTGATCAATCAGCTGAAGCAATTCTTCTTCTGTTAAAGAAGCATCTAAATGATCAAGCTGGAAATGCATGCCCATTGCTTCTGCTGCTTTTTTCTTCCCGCGTACGTAAGAAAGTGAAGCCGCATCATCACCGATTAGAATAACGGCAAGACCAGGTGTGACTCCTTTTTGTTTTAGCTCTTCTACTTCTTTTGCTAATTGTTCACGCTTTTCTTTTGCTGTTTCTTTCCCATCGATGATTATTGCTGTCATGTCGAATCCTCCTATTGCTGCTTTAGGTCGTTTTTAATGTTCGAAAGCACACCATTTACAAATTTCGGTGCTTTATCATCGCCGAATAATTTGGCGAGTTCAATCGCTTCATTCATTGAGACACTAACTGGGATGTCTTCTTGATACACCATCTCGTACACAGACAGCCTTAAAATAGCTCTGTCTACGTTTGCAATACGATCGAGTTTCCAATTCACTAGATGCTGTGAGATCATGTCATCAAGCTTGTCCTTTTGTTCAAGCACACCGAAAACCAGTTCCTCGAAAAAAGGATCTGATTCTTGTTCATCCAGCGCATGTGTAATGGCCTCTTTCGGATCAATATTGCTCACATCAATTTGAAATAATGTTTGTAGCGCCTTTTCTCTTGCAGTTCTTCTTTTCATTATTTGCTCCTTTAACCACTTTATCCGCTTGTCGTTAAGCCATACAGAGATGATAACATATTTTGACGGAGGTCGCATCATGATTCATGCGAGCTGTGACGAAAACGCATCATTCAACGCGTGATGTGATCAAAATGCGGAAATCACCCAAAAATGGGCTTTAAAAAACCAAAGAGGCAATGCCTCCTTGGTTTCACTTAAACTCTTCTTTACATTTCTTGATCTACTTCATCCTCAAGTGCTTTTGTATCAAATTGAATGCCAACGACATGAATGTTAATTTCATTAATTGTTAAGGCCGTCATATTCAAAAGGGTTTGACGGATATTTTCTTGTACAGCAGTGGATACCTTTGGAATGGATAGACCAAATTCAACCACACAATATACATCGATTGTGATGCCTTCATCAGAGACATCTACTTTTACACCTTTACGGTGATTTTTCTTACCAAAGCGTTCAGCTACATCAGCAGCGAAATTGCCGCGCATTTCGGCAATGCCTTCCACCTCTGAAGCCGCGATCCCAGCAATGACTTCAATCACTTCTGGTGCAATTTGCACTTTTCCCAATTGATCTTCATCAAGGTTCATTTCAAGCAAATTGTTTTCTGACACGATCATACACCTCCGAAAGCTGTGATTATTTCATGATTTGGTATGTTTCTAAAAACTTCGTATTAAAATTACCGCTCACAAACGTTTCATGCTCAAGTAATCTAAGGTGGAACGGAATTGTTGTGTAGACTCCTTCAATGACGAATTCTTGAAGTGCACGTTTCATTTTTGCAATCGCTTCTTCTCTCGTCTTACCATATGTGATCACTTTTGCAATCATACTGTCATAATATGGCGGAATCACATAGCCCGGATAAGCGGCAGAATCAACACGTACACCTAAACCGCCTGGCGGAAGATACATTTTAATTTCACCAGCTGAAGGCATGAAGTTTTTCTCTGGGTTCTCTGCATTAATACGGCATTCGATCGCCCAGCCTTCATATACGACATCCTCTTGTGTAAGAGAAAGCTTCTCACCTGATGCAACCTTGATCTGTTCTTTGATCAAGTCTACACCTGTGACCATTTCTGTCACAGGATGCTCTACTTGAATACGGGTATTCATTTCCATAAAATAGAACTTCTCTTCATTATAATCATAAATGAATTCGACTGTTCCAGCACCTGTGTATTCAACAGCTTCTGCTGCTTTTACGGCTGCTTCCCCCATTTGTTCACGGATGTCTGCATTCAGTGCTGGTGATGGTGTTTCTTCAAGAAGCTTTTGCATTCTTCTTTGAATTGAGCAGTCACGCTCTCCTAAATGAATCGTATTGCC contains the following coding sequences:
- the folD gene encoding bifunctional methylenetetrahydrofolate dehydrogenase/methenyltetrahydrofolate cyclohydrolase FolD; protein product: MTAIIIDGKETAKEKREQLAKEVEELKQKGVTPGLAVILIGDDAASLSYVRGKKKAAEAMGMHFQLDHLDASLTEEELLQLIDQYNANDQFHGILVQLPLPKHISEKAVIERISPEKDVDGFHPLNIGKMLLGEDTFLPCTPAGIVELLKKTGASLSGKEVVVVGRSNIVGKPVGQLLLNENATVTYCHSRTANISEHTLKADILVVAVGRANFIKADQIKEGAIVIDVGVNRLDTGKLVGDVDFEEAKEKASYITPVPGGVGPMTITMLAHNTVKSAKRTLA
- the nusB gene encoding transcription antitermination factor NusB, which gives rise to MKRRTAREKALQTLFQIDVSNIDPKEAITHALDEQESDPFFEELVFGVLEQKDKLDDMISQHLVNWKLDRIANVDRAILRLSVYEMVYQEDIPVSVSMNEAIELAKLFGDDKAPKFVNGVLSNIKNDLKQQ
- a CDS encoding Asp23/Gls24 family envelope stress response protein, whose protein sequence is MSENNLLEMNLDEDQLGKVQIAPEVIEVIAGIAASEVEGIAEMRGNFAADVAERFGKKNHRKGVKVDVSDEGITIDVYCVVEFGLSIPKVSTAVQENIRQTLLNMTALTINEINIHVVGIQFDTKALEDEVDQEM
- the accC gene encoding acetyl-CoA carboxylase biotin carboxylase subunit; translated protein: MIKKLLIANRGEIAVRIIRACKELGIETVAVFSEADRDALHVQMADEAYCIGPTASKDSYLNVTNIVSVAKLTGTDAIHPGYGFLAENADFAELCEECNVIFVGPTASAISKMGTKDVARETMKRAGVPIVPGSQGIVNDLDDAVSTAASIGYPVIIKATAGGGGKGIRVARTEEELINGVTITQQEAAQNFGNPGVYLEKFIEDFRHVEIQVLADQHGNTIHLGERDCSIQRRMQKLLEETPSPALNADIREQMGEAAVKAAEAVEYTGAGTVEFIYDYNEEKFYFMEMNTRIQVEHPVTEMVTGVDLIKEQIKVASGEKLSLTQEDVVYEGWAIECRINAENPEKNFMPSAGEIKMYLPPGGLGVRVDSAAYPGYVIPPYYDSMIAKVITYGKTREEAIAKMKRALQEFVIEGVYTTIPFHLRLLEHETFVSGNFNTKFLETYQIMK